A window of the Polaribacter sp. HaHaR_3_91 genome harbors these coding sequences:
- the mutS gene encoding DNA mismatch repair protein MutS: MAKTKAKKVTPLMKQYNAIKNKYPDAMLLFRVGDFYETFGEDAKKAADVLGITLTKRGAGSETETALAGFPHHSLNTYLPKLVKFGMRVAICDQLEDPKMTKTIVKRGVTELVTPGVSLNDEVLQTKTNNFLAAVHFDKKQLGISFLDVSTGEYLVAQGNAEYIDKLLQNFSPSEVLVQKQHKQQFLELFENRYYTFYLDDWVFQKEYANETLQNHFEVKSLKGFGIQDVKNGIIAAGAVMYYLSETQHNQLKHIQHISRIAEDNYVWMDRFTVRNLELYNPNSINAVTLLNVIDKTISPMGGRLLKRWLALPLKNIDAIKNRHELVKFFIDSDEFSQTVTYQLKQISDLERLISKVATGKASPREIVLLKDSLKAILPIKASAEKSKNNTVKALGNQLHTCADLIEKINKTLFDEAPVNINKGNAIATGVHQELDDLRAISNSGKEYLDNMLKRETERTGITSLKISFNNVFGYYIEVRNSHKDKVPQEWIRKQTLVNAERYITEELKEYETKILGAEEKIAKIEQEIFSKLLQYIIQYVQIVQENAQVIAKIDCLLSFSVLAIDNNYVRPIMDESTDLEIKNGRHPVIEKQLPIDQAYIANDVVLNRTQQQIIMITGPNMSGKSAILRQTALIVLLAQMGSYVPAQNAKIGIVDKIFTRVGASDNISMGESTFMVEMNETASILNNVSERSLILLDEIGRGTSTYDGISIAWAISEFLHEHPTKAKTLFATHYHELNEMTTTFERIKNFNVSVKELENTIIFLRKLVSGGSDHSFGIHVAKLAGMPNMVIHRANKILEKLEKNNKNAEVKDVLKQDQNEEMQLSFFQLDDPLLENIKEEILATNIDTLTPIEALMKLNEIKRMLIKK; encoded by the coding sequence TTGGCAAAAACAAAAGCTAAAAAGGTAACTCCTTTAATGAAACAATACAACGCAATCAAGAATAAATATCCTGATGCAATGTTACTTTTTAGAGTAGGAGATTTTTACGAAACCTTTGGTGAAGACGCTAAAAAAGCTGCCGATGTTTTAGGAATTACCTTAACAAAACGTGGTGCCGGAAGTGAAACAGAAACTGCTTTGGCAGGTTTTCCACATCATTCTTTAAACACCTATTTACCAAAGTTGGTAAAGTTTGGAATGCGTGTTGCTATTTGCGACCAGTTAGAAGACCCTAAAATGACCAAAACCATAGTAAAACGTGGGGTTACAGAATTGGTTACACCCGGAGTTTCTTTAAACGACGAAGTTTTACAAACCAAAACCAATAACTTTTTAGCGGCAGTTCATTTTGATAAAAAACAACTCGGAATTTCTTTCCTTGATGTTTCTACTGGTGAATATTTGGTGGCACAAGGAAATGCAGAATATATTGATAAATTGTTGCAAAACTTTAGTCCGAGTGAAGTCTTGGTTCAGAAACAACACAAACAACAATTTTTAGAATTATTTGAAAACCGATATTACACGTTTTATTTAGACGATTGGGTTTTTCAAAAAGAATATGCGAATGAAACGTTGCAAAATCATTTTGAAGTAAAAAGCTTAAAAGGTTTTGGAATTCAGGATGTTAAAAACGGAATTATTGCTGCCGGCGCAGTGATGTATTACTTGTCGGAAACGCAACACAATCAGTTAAAACACATTCAGCATATCAGCAGAATTGCTGAAGATAATTATGTTTGGATGGACCGTTTTACGGTTCGGAATTTAGAATTATACAACCCTAATTCTATCAACGCAGTTACACTTTTAAATGTAATTGATAAAACAATTTCGCCCATGGGCGGACGTTTATTAAAGCGTTGGTTGGCATTGCCTTTAAAAAATATCGACGCCATTAAAAACCGTCATGAATTGGTAAAGTTCTTTATAGATTCTGATGAGTTTTCTCAGACAGTAACTTATCAATTAAAACAAATATCCGATTTAGAACGATTAATTTCTAAAGTAGCAACCGGTAAAGCTTCACCTAGAGAAATTGTACTTTTAAAAGATTCTTTAAAGGCCATTTTGCCGATAAAAGCATCCGCAGAAAAAAGTAAAAATAACACAGTAAAAGCACTCGGAAATCAATTACATACATGTGCCGATTTAATTGAAAAAATTAATAAAACCTTGTTTGATGAAGCTCCGGTAAACATCAATAAAGGAAATGCAATTGCTACTGGCGTTCATCAAGAATTAGACGACTTACGTGCCATTTCTAACTCTGGTAAAGAGTATTTAGATAACATGCTAAAGCGTGAAACAGAGCGCACAGGAATTACAAGTTTAAAGATTTCTTTTAACAACGTATTTGGGTATTATATTGAGGTTAGAAATTCTCATAAAGACAAAGTTCCACAAGAATGGATACGTAAACAAACCTTGGTAAATGCAGAGCGATATATTACCGAGGAATTAAAAGAATACGAAACCAAAATTTTAGGTGCTGAAGAAAAAATAGCCAAAATAGAACAAGAAATATTTTCTAAATTACTACAGTACATCATTCAATATGTACAGATAGTCCAAGAAAATGCACAGGTTATCGCAAAAATAGATTGTTTACTTTCTTTTTCTGTTTTAGCAATTGACAATAATTATGTGCGTCCGATTATGGATGAAAGTACTGATTTGGAAATAAAAAATGGTCGTCATCCTGTTATTGAAAAACAATTACCCATAGATCAAGCGTATATTGCAAATGATGTGGTGTTGAACAGAACTCAACAACAAATAATTATGATTACCGGACCTAATATGTCTGGTAAATCTGCTATTTTAAGACAAACTGCATTAATCGTTTTATTAGCACAAATGGGAAGTTATGTTCCGGCTCAGAATGCAAAAATTGGTATTGTTGATAAAATTTTTACCAGAGTTGGTGCCAGTGATAATATTTCTATGGGCGAATCTACCTTTATGGTAGAAATGAATGAAACAGCTTCGATCTTAAATAACGTTTCTGAGCGCAGTTTAATTTTGTTAGATGAAATTGGTAGAGGAACCTCTACTTATGACGGAATTTCGATTGCATGGGCCATATCTGAGTTCTTACACGAGCACCCAACCAAAGCAAAAACATTGTTTGCTACGCATTATCATGAGTTGAATGAAATGACCACTACTTTTGAGCGCATTAAAAACTTTAATGTGTCTGTAAAAGAATTAGAAAACACCATAATATTCTTACGTAAATTGGTTTCTGGTGGTTCTGATCATAGTTTTGGTATTCATGTAGCCAAACTTGCTGGAATGCCAAATATGGTAATTCATAGAGCGAATAAAATTTTAGAAAAACTAGAAAAGAACAACAAAAACGCCGAAGTTAAAGACGTTTTAAAACAAGATCAGAATGAAGAAATGCAACTCAGCTTTTTTCAGTTAGATGACCCGTTATTAGAAAATATTAAAGAAGAAATTTTAGCCACAAATATTGATACTTTAACACCAATTGAAGCATTAATGAAGTTGAATGAAATTAAACGAATGTTGATTAAAAAGTAA
- a CDS encoding RNA methyltransferase — MRKLKNNELGRITVDEFKTVEKTPIIVVLDNIRSLNNIGSVFRTSDAFLIEKIYLCGICATPPNKDIHKTALGATESVAWEYVEDTLTLVEKLKAENVKVLSIEQAENSTMLDTFYPTIGEKYAIVMGNEVKGVQQEVVNASDLCIEIPQLGTKHSLNISVTTGVVIWDLFVKLRK; from the coding sequence ATGAGAAAATTAAAGAATAACGAGTTAGGAAGAATTACAGTTGATGAATTTAAGACTGTTGAAAAGACGCCAATTATAGTAGTTTTAGACAATATTAGAAGTTTAAATAATATTGGTTCTGTTTTTAGAACAAGTGATGCTTTTTTGATTGAAAAGATCTATTTATGTGGTATTTGTGCTACTCCGCCAAATAAAGATATTCATAAAACAGCCTTAGGAGCAACCGAATCGGTGGCTTGGGAATACGTAGAAGATACTTTGACTTTAGTTGAAAAATTAAAGGCAGAAAATGTAAAAGTTCTTTCTATTGAACAAGCAGAAAATTCTACAATGCTCGACACTTTTTATCCGACGATAGGAGAGAAGTATGCTATTGTTATGGGGAACGAGGTAAAAGGCGTGCAACAAGAAGTGGTAAATGCGTCTGATTTGTGTATCGAAATTCCGCAATTGGGTACCAAACATTCTTTAAATATTTCTGTAACTACAGGAGTTGTTATTTGGGACTTGTTTGTGAAGTTAAGAAAATAG
- a CDS encoding RNA methyltransferase — translation MVNNLEQGFFGIGIQNGKTPENLGVLWRSAQNMGASFIFTIGNRYAKQACDTHKATGAMPYFHYETFDDFFNNLPKGAMLVGVELDEKAVQLETFEHPRRCVYLLGAEDHGMSKLAIEKSHHLVKFKSELSLNVSVAGSIIMYDRQAKFNF, via the coding sequence ATGGTAAACAATTTAGAACAAGGTTTTTTCGGCATTGGAATTCAGAATGGAAAAACGCCTGAAAATTTAGGTGTATTATGGCGTTCTGCCCAAAATATGGGGGCTAGTTTTATTTTTACCATAGGCAATCGCTATGCAAAACAAGCTTGCGATACGCACAAAGCCACTGGTGCAATGCCTTATTTTCATTACGAAACTTTTGACGATTTCTTTAATAATCTTCCTAAAGGAGCTATGTTAGTCGGTGTAGAATTAGATGAAAAAGCGGTACAATTAGAAACATTTGAGCATCCTAGACGTTGCGTTTATTTATTAGGCGCAGAAGATCATGGAATGTCTAAATTAGCGATTGAAAAATCGCATCATTTGGTAAAGTTTAAATCTGAATTAAGCTTAAATGTCTCTGTTGCTGGAAGCATTATTATGTATGACAGACAAGCGAAGTTTAATTTTTAG
- a CDS encoding TonB-dependent receptor, giving the protein MNYFINSKSSINLTKIVCCILFLLSFQDGKAQNISGKIHGKIVNQSGTPLSNVTIQIKEFSLGASSDNNGEFMVKAPIGEITLSASYVGYKTVNKTITVNSNKISEVNLILTNTSENLNEILIEAHLDKEKVPTVSRSATKSKISLMNTPAPVVVVGGYLLDQQANNTIQQSIRNISGVTQAGNNYNIGDNLVIRGLGANYAYDGMYGGGSLGNTFNPVRSQTNIERIEVLKGPSAGLYGMGAAGGVINLIEKKPLDIEQYSIETRFGKWGHYRVMVDLTGPISEKLSYRFVSASEVEEGYRDVSSERFENYGSLKYETDKHQFILSSAYIEDAVQIDPTGNPVRLVSTSLLGNPEDGGYNWENLVNDTGLDSSGNFSGVQLTDEQRQILANSLTNTDGYEPFDIGDATLVSPLATPNKGKEFRVKLRHEWKPSETVNITNQVLYRNYSSDYVRQTGALNYSYYQQSGIIHNDTRSPLIIDDVIYPYEARRQEYRIVDAQEKMFQYFGDFQKTWGKGNALRGEHLLSINYENRNIDYSQHSTWDADDSRATNPVPYILDIRNPNWGSGSIWDYDPILRSQYEKTVQGYGVGFQEVIYYDKLTARVGGAYLGTQQDYRNLYDDGQLVDFNDAGFAYNLGLNYRAMDQLSLFGNYSVGRTVYSVTSSLDGDDRPDSESLSIDLGMRFKTKDNSLLASLVFFQTATTNLQYANDDYEDDPAASNFNIDVPQYFYDQENRTRGVELDVNYAVNNFLSFNTNATFQDPKTIEGEDVITEQSKGIPKTYARFWGQYKFLLGKQKNPLSFNLGTSYESKRTIDGYSLVDAHVNSYVLFDGALAYGIGKNWDLRLNIENIFNTRYYVKAMFAGALPGETRNLQLTAKYKF; this is encoded by the coding sequence ATGAATTATTTTATAAATTCGAAAAGTTCTATAAACCTCACTAAAATAGTATGCTGTATACTGTTTTTATTAAGTTTCCAAGATGGGAAAGCTCAAAATATAAGTGGTAAAATTCATGGAAAAATTGTTAATCAAAGTGGTACTCCTCTTTCTAATGTAACCATTCAAATTAAAGAATTTTCTTTGGGAGCTTCATCAGATAATAATGGTGAATTTATGGTGAAAGCACCTATTGGTGAGATTACTTTATCTGCTTCATATGTTGGTTACAAAACAGTTAATAAAACCATAACAGTGAACTCAAATAAAATTTCTGAAGTAAATTTGATACTTACAAATACATCAGAAAATTTAAATGAAATTTTAATTGAAGCTCATTTAGACAAAGAAAAAGTACCTACAGTTTCTCGTTCTGCTACAAAATCTAAAATTAGTTTAATGAACACGCCTGCGCCTGTAGTTGTTGTAGGTGGTTATTTACTAGATCAACAAGCTAACAATACGATACAACAAAGTATTAGAAATATAAGTGGAGTTACACAAGCGGGTAATAATTATAATATTGGTGATAATTTAGTTATTAGAGGGTTAGGTGCTAATTATGCCTACGATGGTATGTATGGTGGTGGTAGTTTAGGAAATACATTTAATCCTGTTCGTTCGCAAACTAACATAGAAAGAATTGAGGTTTTAAAAGGTCCGTCTGCTGGTCTTTACGGAATGGGCGCCGCAGGTGGAGTAATTAATTTAATAGAAAAAAAACCTTTAGATATAGAACAATATTCTATTGAAACTCGTTTTGGAAAATGGGGACATTATAGAGTTATGGTCGATTTAACGGGTCCAATTTCAGAGAAATTAAGCTATCGTTTTGTAAGTGCAAGTGAAGTTGAAGAAGGATATAGAGATGTATCATCTGAAAGATTTGAGAATTATGGATCTTTAAAATATGAAACAGATAAACATCAATTTATATTATCTAGTGCATATATAGAAGATGCTGTTCAAATTGATCCAACAGGAAACCCTGTAAGATTAGTAAGTACAAGTTTATTAGGTAATCCGGAAGATGGTGGTTATAATTGGGAAAACTTAGTAAATGATACAGGTTTAGATAGTAGTGGAAACTTTTCTGGTGTACAATTAACTGATGAGCAACGCCAAATTTTGGCAAACTCATTAACCAATACAGATGGTTATGAACCTTTTGATATTGGAGACGCTACATTGGTATCACCTTTGGCAACACCAAACAAAGGAAAAGAATTTAGAGTAAAATTACGTCATGAGTGGAAACCAAGTGAAACTGTTAACATTACAAACCAGGTTTTGTATAGAAATTATAGCTCAGATTATGTTAGGCAAACAGGGGCTTTAAATTATTCTTATTATCAACAAAGTGGTATTATACATAACGATACTCGTTCGCCATTAATTATAGATGATGTAATTTATCCGTATGAGGCAAGACGTCAAGAATATAGAATTGTTGATGCTCAAGAAAAAATGTTTCAATATTTTGGTGATTTTCAAAAAACATGGGGAAAAGGAAATGCTTTAAGAGGAGAACATTTATTAAGTATTAACTACGAGAATAGAAATATTGATTACAGCCAACATTCTACTTGGGATGCAGATGATAGTAGAGCGACTAATCCTGTGCCATACATTTTAGATATTAGAAACCCTAACTGGGGATCTGGAAGTATTTGGGATTATGACCCAATTTTAAGAAGCCAATACGAAAAAACAGTACAAGGTTATGGGGTCGGTTTTCAAGAAGTTATTTATTACGATAAATTAACAGCTAGAGTTGGTGGAGCTTATTTAGGTACCCAACAAGATTATAGAAATTTGTATGATGATGGACAATTAGTTGATTTTAACGATGCTGGTTTTGCTTATAATTTAGGTTTAAATTATAGAGCTATGGATCAGTTATCTTTATTTGGTAACTATTCTGTTGGTAGAACGGTTTATAGCGTAACATCTTCTTTAGATGGTGATGATCGTCCTGATTCTGAATCTTTGTCAATAGATTTAGGAATGCGTTTTAAGACGAAAGATAACAGTTTATTAGCGTCTCTTGTATTTTTTCAAACAGCAACCACAAATTTACAGTATGCTAATGATGATTATGAAGATGATCCTGCAGCATCAAATTTTAATATTGATGTACCTCAGTATTTTTATGATCAAGAAAATAGAACAAGAGGTGTAGAGTTAGATGTAAATTATGCAGTTAATAATTTCTTATCATTTAATACCAATGCAACATTTCAAGATCCTAAAACGATAGAAGGAGAAGATGTTATTACAGAACAAAGTAAAGGTATACCAAAAACCTATGCTCGTTTTTGGGGACAATACAAGTTCTTGTTAGGTAAACAAAAAAATCCTTTAAGTTTTAACTTAGGTACAAGTTACGAAAGCAAAAGAACTATTGATGGTTATAGTTTAGTAGATGCTCATGTAAATAGCTATGTTCTTTTTGATGGAGCTCTAGCTTATGGAATTGGAAAAAATTGGGATTTAAGATTAAATATTGAAAATATTTTTAATACTAGATATTATGTAAAAGCAATGTTTGCAGGAGCTTTACCAGGAGAAACTAGAAATTTACAACTTACTGCAAAGTATAAGTTTTAA